Proteins from a single region of Catenulispora acidiphila DSM 44928:
- a CDS encoding ArsR/SmtB family transcription factor, which produces MPTAAGGDPEIAQVATAFADPRRVRVLMALSDGRALPAGRLAEEAGVAASTVSNHLAILLSHGLVTAQQQGRYRYYRLANSDVEGVLEALARLAPSTPITSLRAHTRAAALRTARTCYRHLAGELGVKLFGGMLDRKWIVGGDGLHHPNDAVDRLSAPGRKDLYRLTDAGEGALAEWGVPDPVLNTGTPLRYCVDWTEQAHHLAGPLGTAVTDRFFELGYLARGTVPRSARLTSLGRDRLAWLRP; this is translated from the coding sequence ATGCCCACGGCAGCCGGCGGTGATCCCGAGATCGCGCAGGTCGCGACCGCGTTCGCCGACCCGCGCCGGGTCCGCGTGCTCATGGCGCTGTCCGACGGACGCGCGCTTCCGGCGGGCCGGCTCGCCGAGGAGGCGGGAGTCGCGGCCTCGACGGTGAGCAACCATCTGGCGATCCTGCTGAGCCATGGGCTGGTCACCGCGCAGCAGCAGGGCCGGTACCGCTACTACCGGCTGGCGAACAGCGACGTCGAGGGCGTTCTCGAAGCCCTGGCTCGCTTGGCGCCGTCCACGCCGATCACCTCGCTGCGCGCCCACACCCGCGCGGCGGCTCTGCGGACCGCGCGGACCTGCTACCGCCACCTGGCCGGGGAGCTGGGCGTCAAGCTGTTCGGCGGCATGCTGGACCGGAAGTGGATCGTCGGCGGCGACGGGCTCCATCACCCGAATGATGCGGTCGACCGGCTGTCCGCGCCGGGGCGCAAAGACCTGTATCGGCTCACGGATGCCGGCGAAGGCGCGCTCGCCGAGTGGGGCGTCCCGGATCCGGTGCTGAACACCGGCACGCCGCTGCGCTACTGCGTGGACTGGACCGAGCAGGCGCACCATCTCGCGGGCCCGCTCGGCACCGCGGTCACCGACCGTTTCTTCGAGCTCGGATACCTCGCGCGCGGCACCGTTCCGCGCAGCGCGCGGCTGACCTCCCTGGGCCGCGACAGGCTGGCCTGGCTGCGTCCGTGA
- a CDS encoding MFS transporter, with the protein MRNERTSRALTLGLCGGYFLVLLDVTIVNVALPQIGTGLHAGASGLAWVVDAYTVPLAALLLACGAIGDLLGHRRVVVAGFAGFGAASVVCALAPGLGWLIAGRAAQGVCAALMLPGTLALLADTAPDEAARARAVGLWAAVGGAALPAGPLVGGLLVETGQWRAVFWVNVPVIVVALAAVLWGSQRSRRSQGSYNLASDAGEASAERGVPWSDVPWAGAAALVVMLACAVTAVVQVRDEAGLSAVMLAMTVVAAVAFRFFERRSARPLLQVEAAARRPLAAACAVAGLMNFCVLGSLFLMTQVLQDTDGLSPLRAGALLLPGMLPLPLLGTTAGRLTTRFGPWRTSTVGLFLAAAGFVGIATGIDGPDLLRLLPALAVWGTGLSILTPAIVAAALRTLPAAPGIASGASNTARQTGAALGVAVFSALAGTATANGFVRHAAWLLTASAVAFVAVALISARSTAVAKERAST; encoded by the coding sequence ATGCGAAACGAGCGCACGAGTCGAGCGTTGACCTTGGGATTGTGCGGCGGGTACTTCCTGGTCTTGCTGGACGTCACGATCGTGAACGTCGCGCTGCCGCAGATCGGGACCGGACTGCACGCCGGCGCCTCGGGCCTGGCGTGGGTCGTCGACGCCTACACCGTGCCGCTCGCCGCGCTGCTGCTGGCCTGCGGCGCGATCGGGGACCTGCTCGGGCACCGGCGCGTGGTGGTCGCGGGCTTCGCCGGATTCGGCGCGGCCTCCGTGGTGTGCGCGCTGGCGCCGGGACTGGGCTGGCTGATCGCGGGGCGCGCGGCGCAGGGCGTCTGCGCGGCGCTGATGCTGCCCGGCACGTTGGCGCTGCTGGCGGACACGGCGCCGGACGAGGCGGCGCGGGCACGGGCGGTCGGGCTGTGGGCGGCGGTCGGCGGGGCGGCGCTGCCGGCCGGACCGCTGGTCGGCGGGCTGCTGGTGGAGACGGGGCAGTGGCGCGCCGTGTTCTGGGTCAACGTGCCGGTGATCGTGGTCGCGCTGGCCGCGGTGCTGTGGGGGTCGCAGCGCTCGCGGCGGTCGCAGGGGTCGTACAACCTTGCCTCCGATGCCGGCGAGGCGTCCGCGGAACGTGGTGTCCCGTGGTCCGACGTGCCCTGGGCGGGCGCGGCGGCACTCGTGGTGATGCTGGCATGTGCGGTGACCGCTGTGGTGCAGGTGCGCGATGAGGCGGGCTTGAGCGCGGTGATGCTGGCGATGACAGTGGTGGCCGCAGTGGCGTTCCGCTTCTTCGAGCGCCGATCCGCCCGACCGTTGCTTCAGGTTGAAGCCGCGGCTCGGCGACCGCTGGCAGCGGCGTGCGCGGTGGCGGGATTGATGAACTTCTGCGTCCTCGGCTCGCTGTTCCTGATGACGCAAGTCCTCCAGGACACCGACGGACTCAGCCCTCTGCGAGCCGGAGCGCTGCTGCTCCCCGGGATGCTGCCGCTGCCACTGCTCGGCACGACAGCGGGACGCCTGACCACCCGCTTCGGACCTTGGCGCACGAGCACCGTCGGCCTGTTCCTCGCGGCGGCGGGCTTCGTCGGCATCGCCACCGGCATCGACGGTCCCGACTTGCTCCGACTCCTCCCGGCGCTCGCGGTCTGGGGCACGGGACTCAGCATCCTGACGCCCGCGATCGTCGCCGCCGCGCTCCGCACGCTGCCCGCCGCTCCCGGCATCGCCTCCGGCGCCAGCAACACCGCTCGGCAGACCGGCGCCGCGTTGGGCGTCGCGGTGTTCAGCGCGCTGGCCGGTACCGCCACTGCGAACGGCTTCGTGCGCCATGCCGCCTGGCTGCTGACGGCGAGCGCGGTCGCGTTCGTCGCCGTCGCGCTCATCAGCGCGCGCTCAACCGCCGTCGCCAAAGAGCGGGCGAGCACATGA
- a CDS encoding alpha/beta hydrolase: MADTGAFSIDLPLMSTVTADLESLVSSGGSALSELGSLAVGAAIFGEIGSMVGSVNGQLHENLVSSLTSGLGLFGTLNGAVQCCASDYASLDTMVSDSFGSLGLGGSLPSTPVAGTSPADVNKWWTGLSSDQRAALVASEPAKIGALDGVPDTVRDSANRTVLSNLQKQTQQQITDLKNTQTLPFADDPMVAAMQQKQITELQGKLDGMNEVQKVLANGGTNGTPQKYLLEVDTNGVGHSIIASGNPDTADNVVTVVPGVSTDLSVGSVDAYTKGADAIVASAHNADPAQTTSAVAWMDYNAPATVPGALFSGPAHAGGPVLDNFQQGLYATHDPSDPLHTTVIGHSYGTTVVGEATQAPGGLRADDVVLAASPGINVDNAAAMNVPGGTAHVWATRDDNDPIVWAEGFHDTDPVTPAFGAHVFNGGVGPSGLVAAHDYYFDPTSPAMANFGQIATGHYNQVTSPPPVKPDPSWSYPMFE, from the coding sequence GTGGCCGACACAGGCGCTTTCAGCATCGACCTGCCGCTGATGAGTACGGTCACCGCGGACTTGGAGAGTCTGGTCTCCAGCGGCGGCAGCGCGCTGAGCGAGTTGGGGTCGCTGGCGGTGGGTGCGGCGATCTTCGGTGAGATCGGGTCGATGGTCGGGTCGGTCAACGGGCAGCTGCACGAGAACCTTGTCAGTTCCCTGACGTCCGGGCTGGGGTTGTTCGGGACGCTGAACGGCGCGGTGCAGTGCTGCGCCAGCGACTACGCCTCCCTGGACACGATGGTCTCGGACAGCTTCGGGAGTCTGGGCCTCGGCGGGTCGCTGCCCTCGACGCCGGTCGCCGGGACCAGTCCGGCGGACGTGAACAAGTGGTGGACCGGGCTCAGCAGCGATCAGCGGGCGGCGTTGGTGGCCAGTGAGCCGGCGAAGATCGGGGCGTTGGACGGCGTGCCCGACACCGTGCGCGACTCCGCGAACCGGACTGTCCTGTCGAACCTGCAAAAGCAGACCCAGCAGCAGATCACCGATCTGAAGAACACGCAGACCCTGCCCTTCGCCGACGACCCGATGGTCGCGGCGATGCAGCAGAAGCAGATCACCGAGCTGCAGGGCAAGCTCGACGGGATGAACGAGGTGCAGAAGGTGCTCGCCAACGGCGGGACCAACGGCACGCCGCAGAAGTACCTGCTGGAGGTCGACACCAACGGGGTCGGGCACTCGATCATCGCCAGCGGCAACCCGGACACCGCCGACAACGTCGTGACCGTCGTCCCCGGCGTGAGCACCGATCTGTCGGTCGGCAGCGTCGATGCCTACACCAAGGGCGCCGACGCCATCGTGGCCTCCGCGCACAACGCCGACCCGGCCCAGACCACCTCGGCGGTCGCGTGGATGGACTACAACGCCCCGGCGACCGTCCCCGGCGCGCTGTTCTCCGGGCCCGCGCACGCCGGCGGACCGGTCCTGGACAACTTCCAGCAGGGTCTGTACGCCACCCACGACCCGAGCGATCCGCTGCACACCACGGTGATCGGCCACAGCTACGGCACCACCGTGGTCGGCGAGGCCACCCAGGCGCCCGGCGGCCTGCGCGCCGACGACGTGGTCCTGGCCGCGAGCCCGGGCATCAACGTGGACAACGCCGCGGCGATGAACGTCCCCGGCGGCACCGCGCACGTCTGGGCCACCCGCGACGACAACGACCCGATCGTCTGGGCCGAGGGCTTCCACGACACCGACCCGGTGACCCCGGCCTTCGGCGCGCACGTCTTCAACGGCGGCGTCGGCCCGAGCGGCCTGGTGGCCGCGCACGACTACTACTTCGACCCCACCTCGCCGGCGATGGCGAACTTCGGGCAGATCGCCACCGGCCACTACAACCAGGTGACCTCGCCCCCGCCGGTCAAGCCGGACCCGTCGTGGTCGTACCCGATGTTCGAGTAG
- a CDS encoding GOLPH3/VPS74 family protein: MLTLGEELLLVALDPDKGVLPGSAAMQIGLNAATLAELAEAGCVRLRLPNGAPGVTVVAGAEEPIAGQPLLAQALEQARSMREGDRHPERAVKNWVAPSLLACLSSLRDREILAWDRPNNGAGSYGRFRLLDTEAAASARARVERVAAGADPSERDLNFAGIVHGLGLDTSHLYKGRRDRKKRAALAAAVERQRFSVLLSRVLPQPSPGQKFTFDSSRDLQMAVEMVKAWDRTP; encoded by the coding sequence GTGCTGACACTGGGGGAAGAACTGCTGCTGGTCGCGCTTGATCCCGACAAAGGCGTACTGCCGGGGTCGGCGGCGATGCAGATCGGATTGAACGCCGCCACGCTGGCCGAGTTGGCGGAGGCCGGGTGCGTGCGGCTGCGGCTGCCCAACGGCGCACCGGGCGTGACGGTCGTGGCCGGCGCCGAGGAGCCGATCGCCGGGCAGCCACTGCTCGCCCAGGCTCTGGAGCAGGCCCGCTCCATGCGCGAAGGCGACCGGCATCCCGAACGGGCCGTGAAGAACTGGGTCGCGCCCTCACTGCTCGCCTGTCTCAGCTCCCTGCGAGACCGTGAAATCCTCGCCTGGGACCGGCCGAACAACGGCGCGGGGAGCTACGGCCGCTTCCGCCTCCTCGACACCGAGGCAGCCGCCTCGGCCCGCGCGCGCGTCGAACGCGTGGCGGCGGGCGCCGACCCGAGCGAGCGCGATCTGAACTTCGCCGGAATCGTCCACGGACTCGGACTCGACACGAGCCACCTCTACAAAGGACGGCGCGACCGAAAAAAGCGCGCGGCACTGGCGGCAGCGGTGGAACGGCAGCGCTTTTCCGTCTTGCTCAGCCGGGTATTGCCCCAGCCCTCCCCCGGACAGAAGTTCACCTTCGACTCCAGCAGGGACCTGCAGATGGCTGTGGAGATGGTCAAGGCGTGGGACAGAACTCCCTGA